From one Peptoniphilaceae bacterium AMB_02 genomic stretch:
- a CDS encoding replication-associated recombination protein A, which translates to MDLFSLNKEKNLNKRAPLADRMRPTGIEDYFGQSHIIGRGKHLTRLLEIGNINSMIFYGPPGTGKTTLANIIANTINAEFEKLSAVTSGIKEIREVVKRAEDNLGIYNKSTILFIDEIHRFNKTQQDALLPHVEKGLLTLIGATTENPFFSVNKALLSRCQVIELKPLSTQNIESIIKKAIAEDEILSKLSIELESDALEYLKIIANGDARVALNGLEIAALTSKIEDGTSRITGEDIRESVQVKAAIYDHDGDDHYNTVSAFIKSIRGSDVDASIYYLARMIAGGEDPRFIARRLIISAAEDIGLADPNALNIAVSTFNAVEKIGMPEGRIPLAEATIYLALAPKSNSAYLAIDEALEFLNQDEYQPIPLHLRDAHYTGAKDLGHGIEYKYPHDYSKGYVNQVYLPEKIKDIKFYKQNYNGIEKDLINYDKDKKEL; encoded by the coding sequence GGAATTGAAGATTACTTCGGTCAATCACATATAATTGGGAGAGGAAAACATCTTACCAGATTATTGGAGATAGGAAATATAAACTCTATGATATTTTATGGACCTCCGGGTACTGGGAAAACAACCCTAGCAAATATTATTGCCAATACCATCAATGCAGAGTTTGAAAAACTGTCGGCTGTAACTTCAGGAATAAAAGAAATAAGAGAAGTGGTTAAAAGAGCTGAAGACAATCTTGGGATATACAATAAGAGTACTATACTTTTTATTGATGAAATTCATAGATTTAACAAAACCCAGCAAGATGCTCTTCTGCCTCATGTTGAAAAAGGACTTCTGACTCTAATAGGTGCAACCACTGAAAATCCGTTTTTCAGTGTAAACAAAGCACTTCTTTCAAGATGCCAAGTAATTGAACTAAAACCACTCTCAACACAGAATATAGAGTCGATTATAAAAAAAGCCATAGCAGAAGACGAAATACTCAGTAAATTAAGCATAGAACTTGAAAGCGATGCACTTGAGTATCTGAAGATAATAGCAAACGGGGATGCAAGAGTTGCTCTAAATGGACTTGAAATTGCAGCGCTGACCTCTAAAATCGAAGACGGCACTAGTAGAATTACAGGAGAAGATATTAGAGAATCCGTTCAAGTTAAAGCTGCCATATATGACCATGATGGAGACGATCATTATAATACCGTATCCGCATTTATTAAAAGCATAAGGGGAAGCGATGTCGATGCAAGTATCTATTACTTGGCTCGTATGATTGCAGGTGGAGAGGATCCGAGGTTTATAGCAAGGAGGCTTATTATATCGGCAGCAGAGGATATCGGACTTGCAGATCCAAATGCACTCAATATTGCAGTGTCTACATTTAATGCTGTAGAAAAAATAGGTATGCCTGAAGGCAGGATACCGCTTGCGGAAGCGACGATTTATTTAGCATTGGCACCTAAATCAAACTCAGCCTATCTGGCTATTGATGAAGCACTCGAGTTTTTAAATCAGGATGAATATCAGCCAATACCACTTCATCTAAGAGATGCCCATTATACCGGAGCAAAAGATTTAGGTCATGGAATAGAGTACAAATATCCACATGATTATTCTAAGGGATATGTAAATCAGGTTTATCTTCCTGAAAAAATTAAAGACATAAAGTTTTATAAGCAGAATTATAATGGAATTGAAAAGGATTTGATAAATTATGATAAAGATAAAAAAGAATTATAA